A genomic window from Purpureocillium takamizusanense chromosome 2, complete sequence includes:
- a CDS encoding uncharacterized protein (EggNog:ENOG503NWFT~COG:S~TransMembrane:12 (i87-110o125-144i156-175o181-202i214-232o244-264i314-338o358-378i399-420o426-447i454-472o492-512i)), producing MAPPSGSDDNEKECVSSASTVAGLSPHDQKQRPPGDDKDVERDAQSTSSSSAHEASDMTAARHPTVVDWDGPDDPANPMNWPLSQKAAAIAIVSAITFVSPLASSIFAPGIPQVMADFGSTNQEIASFIVSVYVVGYCFGPLLIAPLSELYGRAPLYQVCNVLFVIFSVACALAPNLGGLVAFRLLAGLAGSCPMAIGPGTIADLVPREKRGKVMAAWVFGPLFGPVIGPIAGGYLTQAKGWRWSFWVVAIASGAITIASLIFMRETYAYAILDRKAKKLRTQTGNSSLRSALDDGRATKDIFASAIVRPSKMLIFSPIVFLLSLYMFILYGYLYLIFTAMPGLFQNEYGFSTGQVGLSYLGLGIGSAIGLFLAGAALDRVVAFLQAKNGGDFKPEYRLPLMIIAGVAVPIGLFLFGWTAKTHQHWILPIIGTSFLGFGMTLAFMAISTYLVDAFGMFAASAVAASTVLRSLGGAALPLAGGKMFETLGLGWGSSLLAFIALAMIPVPVVFYRYGERVRAKNLFGVQF from the exons ATGGCGCCTCCGAGCGGCAGTGATGATAATGAAAAGGAGTGCGTCTCGAGCGCCTCCACGGTCGCAGGCCTCTCGCCTCATGATCAGaagcagcggccgccgggtgACGACAAGGATGTGGAGCGCGATGCTcagagcacgtcgtcgtcgtcggcacaCGAGGCCTCAGACATGACCGCCGCACGCCATCcgaccgtcgtcgactgGGACGGGCCAGACGACCCGGCGAACCCCATGAACTGGCCCCTGTCCCAGAAAGCGGCTGCCATTGCCATCGTATCTGCCATCACATTCGTGAG CCCCCTGGCCTCGTCCATCTTTGCGCCAGGCATCCCCCAGGTCATGGCCGACTTTGGGTCCACCAACCAAGAGATCGCGTCCTTTATTGTCTCGGTCTACGTCGTCGGATACTGCTTTGGCCCGCTCCTCATCGCGCCGCTCTCAGAGCTATACGGACGAGCGCCGCTGTACCAAGTGTGCAACGTGCTCTTCGTCATCTTCAGCGTTGCCTGCGCCCTGGCCCCCAACCTGGGTGGCCTGGTGGCCTtccgcctgctcgccgggcTTGCGGGCAGCTGTCCCATGGCCATTGGGCCGGGCACCATAGCCGATCTCGTCCCCCGCGAGAAGAGAGGAAAGgtcatggcggcgtgggTGTTTGGGCCGCTCTTTGGACCCGTCATTGGGCCAATTG CCGGTGGATATCTCACGCAGGCCAAAGGTTGGCGCTGGTCATTCTGGGTTGTGGCCATTGCG TCCGGCGCCATCACGATCGCGTCTTTGATCTTTATGCGCGAAACGTATGCCTATGCGATCCTCGACCgaaaggccaagaagctccGCACGCAGACTGGCAACAGCAGTCTCCGCTCCGcactcgacgacgggcgtgcCACCAAGGACATCTTCGCCTCGGCCATTGTGAGGCCAAGCAAGATGCTCATCTTCTCGCCCATTGTGTTTCTCCTCTCTCTGTACATGTTCATCCTCTACGGCTACCTGTACCTCATCTTCACCGCCATGCCGGGCTTGTTTCAAAACGAGTATGGCTTCTCCACGGGCCAGGTCGGGCTCTCGTACTTGGGACTCGGGATAGGATCGGCGATTGGGCTTTTCCTTGCCGGTGCTGCGTtggaccgcgtcgtcgcgttCTTGCAAGCCAAGAACGGTGGCGACTTCAAGCCCGAGTACCGCCTGCCTCTCATGATCATCGCCGGTGTAGCCGTGCCCATTGGGCTGTTTCTGTTTGGGTGGACGGCCAAGACGCACCAACATTGGATTCTGCCCATCATCGGGACGTCGTTTTTGGGCTTTGGCATGACCCTCGCCTTT ATGGCCATTTCGACGTATCTGGTCGATGCCTTCGGTATGTTCGCCGCGTCAgcagtcgccgccagcacggTGCTCCGGTCCCTtggaggcgcggcgctgccgctggcagGCGGCAAGATGTTTGAGACACTCGGTCTGGGTTGGGGCTCCTCTTTGCTTGCCTTTATTGCACTGGCGATGATACCCGTTCCGGTCGTGTTTTACCGCTACGGCGAGCGTGTCCGGGCGAAGAACCTGTTTGGCGTGCAGTTTTGA
- a CDS encoding uncharacterized protein (EggNog:ENOG503P063~COG:L), whose translation MGRQPRQRPISCALCRVRKLRCSRVFPCSNCTSRGVACEHEGSPHGMSLGVAPGSGIHKDAPVASSATADLNAVDLLSRLERLEALVASQAAVANSSNSLGNGSTDAGSRASAEPSKQRLQRQQSPLVPPTRRPGSNHQQQQQQLTFPPPPAPAPSTSPSTEVPSRLQRLTADVLWLERSCSGQKLLDSLVADPITFRTCPIRLISKPSSFIVESDGSPAALGTTEVVKCIWLPRRDEAQILVQKYVSDVSHFHHIIHFPTLPRLIDDIYDGIERDSRVDVGGILLLLSICTCTTYAWTPYDDARALYASAAEANCQTTGWLKAGLDVVDHVQRTAHTSLECAQGMILIFFVLCSLEGVSTRARSLVSQSIAMGRELSLHLIDFPNNSPASDPQQMHSIKTEMGRRVWWYLAASDWMLSQFSVPQEGTYTVLPSHMVVRKPRNANDRDIVEGQEVIDRPIEEPTCVSYLLQRIRLAEVCHGLLDRSPFVMSPETMEYRQVMEVDTRLNQFMQEMPSFFWLDNPSMENLPPSDPRRTPSITVQRYTLNILLNRQLCKLHLPYLARGSVEPAFAYSREQCLKSARTIIHIEHKLRGENLTFVSFRQRMNMVLRSGFVACIALVLDACLVDDSQDTIKSGVEVADAWSILNEARDQSPLASKLLELSIQVLKKHKASHPALELLKNQPSAKLRTHGGTPPMTPDSSHRDDSRNGLLPQPANPDSETAYLEQQWQQLQGRMDLDNIDWDRLFWGLDAPFI comes from the exons atgGGTCGCCAGCCAAGACAACGGCCGATTTCGTGTGCGCTGTGCCGGGTGCGCAAGCTCCGCTGCAGTCGAGTCTTCCCATGCTCCAACTGCACGTCCCGCGGAGTGGCGTGCGAGCATGAGGGTAGCCCCCACGGCATGAGCCTGGGCGTCGCTCCCGGCTCAGGCATTCACAAGGACGCTCCCGTCGCGtccagcgccacggccgaccTCAATGCCGTCGACCTGCTATctcgcctcgagcgcctcgaggccctggtGGCGTCCcaagccgccgtcgccaacagcagcaacagtcTGGGCAATGGCAGCACcgacgcgggcagcagggcgtcggcagAGCCGTCCAAGCAACGACTCCAACGCCAACAGTCTCCCTTGGTACCGCCAACGAGACGTCCCGGCTCCAaccatcagcagcagcagcagcaactcACGTTTCCACCCCCGCCAGCACCGGCCCCGTCAACATCTCCATCCACCGAGGTTCCGTCGCGTCTCCAGCGCCTTACGGCCGATGTGCTGTGGCTGGAGAGGTCGTGCTCGGGCCAAAAGCTCCTG GACTCACTTGTCGCGGACCCCATCACGTTCCGCACGTGCCCCATCCGCCTCATCTCCAAGCCCTCGTCCTTCATCGTCGAGTCGGatggctcgcccgccgccttaGGCACCACCGAGGTTGTCAAGTGCATCTGGCTCCCGCGTCGTGACGAGGCACAGATACTCGTGCAAAAGTATGTGAGCGACGTGAGCCACTTCCATCACATCATCCACTTTCCCACCCTTCCCCGACTCATCGACGACATTTACGACGGCATCGAACGCGACagccgcgtcgacgtcggcggcatccttctcctcctcagcATCTGCACCTGCACGACCTATGCCTGGACGCCATACGATGATGCCCGTGCACTCTAtgcctctgccgccgaggcgaaCTGCCAGACGACCGGCTGGCTCaaggccggcctcgacgtcgttgACCATGTCCAGCGCACCGCCCACACCTCGCTCGAGTGCGCCCAGGGCATGATCctcatcttcttcgtcctctGTAGCCTCGAAGGCGTCTCAACTCGCGCCCGCTCCCTCGTCTCGCAGTccatcgccatgggccgCGAGCTCTCCCTCCACCTCATTGACTTTCCCAACAATTCTCCTGCCTCGGATCCTCAGCAGATGCACAGCATCAAGACCGAGATGGGCCGCAGGGTCTGGTGGTACCTTGCTGCCTCGGACTG GATGCTGTCGCAGTTTTCTGTGCCGCAAGAAGGCACCTATACCGTTCTGCCAAGCCACATGGTGGTTAGGAAGCCCCGCAATGCGAACGATAGAGACATTGTCGAAGGCCAGGAGGTCATCGACCGTCCAATAGAGGAGCCGACGTGCGTATCCTACCTCCTCCAGCGCATCCGGCTAGCGGAGGTTTGCCACGGGCTGCTGGACCGCAGTCCTTTCGTCATGAGTCCAGAAACGATGGAGTACCGCCAGGTCATGGAGGTGGACACGAGGTTGAACCAGTTCATGCAAGAGATGCCGTCCTTTTTCTGGCTCGACAACCCTAGCATGGAGAACCTTCCCCCCTCAGACCCGCGACGTACCCCGAGCATCACCGTGCAGCGCTATACCCTCAACATCCTCTTGAATCGCCAACTCTGCAAGTTGCACCTGCCGTATCTTGCCCGTGGCAGCGTGGAACCGGCGTTTGCGTATTCACGTGAACAGTGTCTCAAATCGGCGAGAACCATCATCCACATCGAGCACAAGCTGAGGGGGGAGAACTTGACGTTTGTGTCGTTTCGTCAACGGATGAACATGGTGCTTCGTAGCGGTTTTGTCGCCtgcatcgccctcgtcctggACGCTTGCTTGGTCGACGACTCCCAGGACACTATCAAGAGCGGTGTGGAGGTTGCCGACGCGTGGAGCATCCTAAACGAGGCGCGGGACCAGTCGCCTCTGGCCTCAAAGCTCCTTGAGCTCTCCATCCAGGTGCTCAAAAAACACAAGGCGTCGCACCCGGCACTCGAGCTTCTCAAGAACCAGCCGTCAGCCAAGCTGCGGACTCATGGCGGCACACCGCCCATGACTCCAGATTCGAGTCACCGCGATGACAGCAGGAATGGGTTGCTCCCACAGCCGGCGAATCCAGACTCGGAGACTGCGTATCTGGAACAGCAGTGGCAGCAACTTCAAGGTAGGATGGACCTGGACAACATAGACTGGGACAGGCTCTTCTGGGGCTTGGACGCGCCGTTTATATGA
- a CDS encoding uncharacterized protein (COG:S~EggNog:ENOG503NY8B) — MANWKELGEVPDSEGEDGFDSQETEAPAFPPAVVDAAVLVPQEDKDIWDVPDSQGEGQARPAALPEGAATSTPPFDQLPYSSPLSSVPSEDDLPPVDELLLGRADHEHAAEQERSQEAEPTEHLPLQPASSGPVRTRIEIPLYQSHRNRHREFIDDDHEARQLAVRYERSLRPRKPIQEHPYLLENVQYSNLFKKHGVRPVRVAVESARYLREDTEQDHDFEEQSQDMTDVPGDTQARFNEPSSSLGAMDPFELPSSSPPKMSPANNRGEESSRASSTGDTDGTSVLDQDLPALDDLFQPIPRLVPTKSAKRPSSPPPSTIRKRRRINVLDSDPVEMNAPSREREASPDPLALTSHNPQPRLSARHHETLRDSQPRTPYTESQKPLAEAVIDISSDDDNTHRFSPSLRHNGPSLSSARSSSESDEEVVNTIGRRIRGVLPASWLRLDQQSGRDKLQADTRRNKNRQSPAREIRRGVAQSRPALPGSTAANLLFDESDESDGEKVVGPIPASDRSFVQARLSLVPDAIPDPAQSVISDDEGSVVEDDHIDAMLPGRTVGKRQLKLPESLKRDPKRIKALGHTPIPRRSKGQRQGKITSHVYRASAPSERDNSKLKNRRSNRRAGKVHPQRSAPRLSILDVIGPNAPRFLNIAARAAKRQLGQGRSSPKRKTIQLATRQDQIDAASVLHEWREGSIRPRESVTKAIRNPMPPRPPLQDTSGNGRVRQKAWASQATSTTRKLVKQISDGGSITYGPDKLFGRPRSDKALAAGSVVTRPATPTRPAQLEMDESDQSRRGAFHARKRVFDRLYRNTHVGMPLQASLANIAMEPDSSTEQGDSSDTTHTKTAPTLKSRPERARRRKLIKPRRVDTEAPEFLRAKEPLPVKYVPEFNPARSDHDVSKLLGLGPYGTTYTQHFEVFPLDPRVYFHETSLIGSGILASYLKGNVSTAPADTRPSVSFNLGNITLEWGAWDAHVSSELGIVFDFVVEQIESADAGGSGISSTTVEASMFVLQYLKESLCFTLDNDAKAFAARSIECLGSFNSRVDCLVNHLIRAPECNQSSVMRVLDRMLLVALLVFRICQDEPALSTEQFQAEDLLKRITETSMRILSGTGATPVKRAYDDLHSIRARERGIRDDAFVIQSWVVLMKVLEAAHIPRASFWDVVQGVIVPPSVAASADAEDFERSWEFMFTLLPLVEFGDSGVIISGRRHDLSNDGWGIPQALLKRVFRLYQDNTRQSPSFNDYCRALVGRCHCLIQQWGWRRSATVVGVIFDFFGSQDLAHLRNEEAYESPRFLEELASRPVLEVEPGDRCFHIFLKMVGLSIRKLREVDATKDIRNLVVRTTPNHNRQHLKEQTVHARDLAALRNHHDLLATLFWAAPPDLRPAITLIERLVSPENSHKEACLINIRCWSQLARFIVASGEASTSFRPFNQWRNSFFQQVLRQFSSVAPEIQQQALAMAKDGRQPISEDRINDTIARNKAAVGDVIYASVAASLDVLMAATDLEGVTFSLNTYQLQIIYQQFAAAPPDLDWGTLQTAITTLNSFLGMVDDFKEQEESQQSESQILNSALADDALETVERVLLRGFFSMARCVMSSRTEMRPHAIAGGNKDKCIESVVSLSARLGARYIKCGSFELSDLFRSGTYGLFVAPPYQLDLHLRRHMVHFVSVLLESGLDSWTSAGCSLPELWVLSLVKPREYLKYENALAKQLHKSGKDYVPDAVVALGSKPDYATNRDLFEFAISRMRRSVRDAGPSLKAILLAEHSTTLQRVMEQIKMDLKAVSHDTSSHQRYVVFTRGVVSLIKSHGSEIRPVDNFFYQISNEYSPSTEDPQLQVAGLISYGVRLTEGDSRSSQQLFHLLLSNVKFAISNDGLREDVGMLRKGMANQGIVNFVLGKMLPSCIRASFRNTSAYPLLDVYGESLRILMAKKAIAYELTAADLPQIVNLTDAAIEGIGDWARDAVRLSAAQLHVLRQVVAVLNLLWPGLRVIAASSPPSQVWTRLCSSFEFLHPMMTAAEDATSGLARPRETATTADRLFGTNTTNCARQSRPESDVKMFTDLIVKDVATGWGNRGNRMTTQANNHGGASAKGVPVPTFDAETVLQDLHERIREWRWWWDEVFGVSSHADMIDNVVF; from the coding sequence ATGGCCAACTGGAAAGAGCTGGGGGAGGTTCCAGACTCCGAGGGGGAAGATGGCTTCGATAGCCAAGAAACCGAGGCGCCAGCTTTCCCACCGGCAGTCGTGGATGCTGCAGTTCTCGTGCCACAGGAAGACAAGGACATATGGGATGTTCCCGACTCGCAAGGCGAAGGTCAagcgcggccagcagccCTGCCTGAGGGTGCCGCAACATCCACACCGCCCTTCGATCAGCTTCCCTACTCGTCACCGCTCTCCTCCGTGCCCAGCGAGGACGACCTGCCGCCTGTCGATGAGCTCTTACTTGGCCGTGCCGATCACGAACATGCCGCTGAGCAGGAGCGAAGCCAAGAAGCCGAACCAACGGAGCACCTCCCGCTTCAGCCTGCGTCGTCTGGCCCGGTCCGGACACGAATCGAAATTCCGCTCTACCAGAGCCACCGAAATCGTCACCGAGAATTCATTGACGACGATCATGAGGCGAGACAGTTGGCCGTTCGCTATGAACGGTCCTTGCGGCCACGAAAACCCATCCAGGAGCACCCGTACCTGCTGGAGAACGTGCAGTACAGCAATCTCTTCAAGAAGCACGGCGTGAGGCCTGTGCGGGTGGCGGTCGAGTCTGCCCGTTACCTTCGCGAGGACACGGAGCAGGATCACGACTTCGAGGAACAGAGTCAGGATATGACAGATGTGCCGGGCGATACACAAGCTCGCTTCAACGAACCGTCCAGCTCCTTGGGTGCAATGGATCCGTTTGAACttccctcgtcatcgcctccCAAGATGTCTCCAGCAAACAACCGTGGCGAGGAAAGCAGCCGAGCAAGCTCTACCGGCGATACGGACGGTACAAGCGTTCTCGACCAAGATCTGCCAGCGCTTGATGACTTGTTCCAACCGATACCTCGCTTGGTTCCGACAAAATCCGCCAAGcgtccatcgtcgccacctCCTTCCACGATACGGAAGCGTCGAAGGATAAATGTTCTCGACAGTGATCCGGTGGAAATGAATGCACCATCCAGGGAAAGGGAGGCTTCTCCCGACCCGCTCGCATTGACTTCGCACAATCCGCAACCGAGACTAAGCGCCCGCCATCACGAGACGTTACGGGACTCCCAACCTCGGACTCCTTATACAGAGTCTCAAAAACCATTGGCTGAAGCAGTTATTGATATTTCAtcagacgacgacaacacgcACAGGTTTTCACCAAGCCTGCGTCACAATGGTCCGTCCTTGTCAAGCGCGAGAAGCAGTTCGGAAAGCGACGAGGAAGTTGTCAACACCATTGGGCGGCGCATTCGCGGTGTCCTTCCGGCGTCTTGGTTGCGATTGGATCAACAGTCTGGTCGAGACAAGCTTCAGGCGGACACAAGAAGAAATAAGAACCGTCAGTCTCCCGCTCGCGAGATCCGGAGAGGAGTCGCGCAGTCAAGACCAGCGTTGCCCGGCTCGACGGCAGCGAACTTGTTGTTTGATGAGTCGGACGAGAGTGATGGAGAGAAAGTTGTTGGCCCTATTCCTGCGAGTGATCGGTCTTTCGTTCAGGCCAGGCTGAGCTTGGTACCGGACGCAATACCTGACCCGGCTCAGTCCGTCATATCAGACGACGAAGGCTCCGTGGTGGAAGACGACCATATCGATGCCATGCTGCCGGGACGGACCGTGGGCAAACGCCAACTCAAACTCCCGGAATCATTGAAACGCGACCCAAAACGTATCAAGGCTCTCGGCCATACTCCAATTCCACGACGCTCCAaagggcagcggcaaggaAAGATCACCAGCCATGTCTATCGGGCCTCAGCCCCGTCAGAGCGAGACAACTCCAAGCTCAAGAACCGAAGATCCAACAGAAGGGCAGGCAAGGTGCATCCCCAGCGCTCGGCTCCTCGACTTAGCATCCTAGACGTAATCGGACCAAATGCACCACGTTTCCTGAACATCGCCGCACGCGCTGCTAAGCGACAGCTCGGTCAAGGGCGAAGCAGTCCCAAGCGAAAAACTATTCAGCTCGCAACTCGGCAAGACCAGATTGATGCAGCGTCGGTTCTGCATGAATGGCGGGAGGGCTCTATCCGTCCACGCGAATCGGTTACAAAGGCTATCAGGAATCCCATGCCGCCTCGACCACCGCTGCAAGACACCTCTGGCAATGGGCGAGTGAGGCAGAAAGCGTGGGCGAGCCAAGCAACATCGACTACTCGCAAGTTGGTCAAGCAGATCAGTGACGGCGGCTCCATCACATATGGGCCAGACAAATTGTTTGGTAGGCCTCGGTCAGACAAAGCACTTGCCGCAGGCAGTGTCGTCACTCGTCCTGCGACCCCGACCCGTCCGGCTCAACTTGAGATGGATGAAAGCGATCAATCCAGGCGAGGCGCTTTCCATGCTCGAAAGCGAGTCTTCGACCGTTTGTACCGCAATACCCATGTGGGGATGCCGCTCCAAGCGTCTCTCGCCAACATCGCTATGGAACCAGACAGCTCTACGGAGCAAGGTGACTCTTCCGATACTACACATACTAAGACGGCGCCAACTCTTAAATCACGCCCTGagagggcgcgcaggcgaAAACTCATCAAGCCCCGACGTGTCGACACTGAGGCGCCTGAGTTTCTGCGTGCCAAAGAGCCTCTGCCCGTCAAATATGTGCCTGAGTTTAACCCGGCACGGTCTGACCACGACGTTTCCAAGCTGCTCGGCTTGGGCCCTTATGGAACGACCTACACGCAGCACTTTGAGGTGTTCCCTCTCGATCCCAGAGTCTACTTTCACGAGACTAGTCTTATCGGTAGCGGTATCCTTGCATCTTATCTGAAAGGCAACGTCTCAACAGCACCGGCGGACACCCGCCCGTCGGTTTCCTTCAATCTGGGCAACATAACCTTGGAGTGGGGTGCCTGGGATGCTCATGTCTCCTCAGAGCTTGGCATAGTCTTCGATTTCGTTGTGGAACAAATCGAGAGTGCTGACGCAGGTGGCTCCGGGATTTCTTCGACCACCGTTGAAGCCTCCATGTTTGTGTTGCAATACCTGAAGGAATCTCTGTGCTTTACACTAGACAACGATGCCAAAGCTTTCGCCGCTCGTTCGATTGAATGTCTTGGCTCTTTCAACAGCCGAGTCGACTGTCTTGTCAATCATCTGATACGAGCACCAGAGTGCAATCAGAGCTCAGTAATGCGGGTGTTGGACCGCATGCTCCTTGTGGCACTCCTTGTCTTTCGTATATGCCAAGACGAGCCGGCGCTGTCAACCGAGCAATTTCAGGCCGAAGACCTGCTGAAGAGAATCACCGAGACCTCGATGCGGATTCTTTCCGGCACAGGCGCAACCCCAGTCAAGAGAGCATACGATGACTTGCACTCCATACGAGCCCGAGAACGCGGGATTCGGGATGACGCCTTCGTCATTCAGTCATGGGTGGTCTTGATGAAGGTTCTAGAGGCCGCTCATATCCCTAGGGCATCGTTTTGGGACGTGGTGCAGGGCGTGATAGTCCCACCATcggtcgccgccagcgcagATGCAGAAGACTTTGAACGCTCTTGGGAGTTCATGTtcaccctcctcccactTGTCGAATTCGGCGACTCTGGCGTCATTATCTCGGGCAGACGTCATGACCTGAGCAATGACGGATGGGGCATCCCCCAGGCTCTTTTAAAGCGTGTGTTTCGTTTGTACCAAGACAATACGCGACAGTCTCCCAGCTTCAACGACTACTGCAGAGCACTTGTCGGGCGATGCCATTGTCTCATCCAACAGtgggggtggcggcggtctGCGACTGTGGTTGGGGTCATCTTCGACTTTTTTGGCTCTCAGGATCTTGCTCATTTGCGCAATGAAGAAGCATACGAATCTCCCCGGTTTTTGGAGGAACTTGCCAGTCGCCCGGTACTAGAAGTCGAACCTGGCGACAGATGCTTCCACATATTCCTGAAGATGGTCGGACTGAGTATCCGCAAGCTCAGAGAGGTCGATGCCACAAAGGATATACGCAACCTGGTTGTGAGGACTACGCCAAACCACAACCGCCAACATCTCAAGGAGCAGACCGTGCACGCACGCGATCTCGCAGCTCTGAGAAACCACCATGATCTCCTTGCGACTTTGTTCtgggcagctcctcctgACCTGCGTCCAGCCATCACCCTTATCGAGCGACTAGTTTCCCCGGAAAATTCCCACAAGGAGGCCTGCCTGATAAACATACGCTGTTGGTCACAACTCGCTCGATTCATCGTTGCGTCTGGGGAGGCAAGCACATCCTTCAGGCCCTTCAATCAGTGGCGGAACTCCTTTTTCCAGCAGGTTCTCCGACAATTCAGTTCCGTGGCTCCGGAAATTCAACAGCAAGCCCttgccatggccaaggaTGGTAGGCAGCCGATCAGCGAGGACCGTATAAACGACACGATTGCTAGGAACAAGGCGGCGGTAGGAGATGTGATCTACGCTTCTGTCGCCGCATCCCTAGATGTCCTGATGGCCGCGACCGACCTTGAAGGCGTCACATTCTCACTAAACACCTACCAGCTTCAGATCATCTACCAGCAATTTGCAGCCGCTCCGCCAGACCTTGACTGGGGAACCTTGCAGACCGCCATTACCACCCTGAACTCATTTCTCGGCATGGTGGACGACTTCAAGGAGCAAGAAGAGAGCCAGCAAAGCGAAAGCCAAATATTGAACTCGGCTttggccgacgacgcttTAGAGACGGTCGAGCGCGTTTTGCTTCGAGGATTCTTCTCCATGGCTCGCTGCGTGATGTCCTCACGAACCGAAATGAGACCCCACGCCATCGCAGGTGGAAACAAGGACAAGTGCATAGAGAGCGTGGTGTCACTGTCTGCACGACTGGGTGCAAGATACATCAAGTGCGGCAGCTTCGAACTCTCAGACTTGTTCAGATCGGGCACGTACGGGTTGTTTGTCGCACCGCCATATCAGCTGGACTTGCATCTAAGAAGACATATGGTTCATTTCGTGTCGGTCCTCTTGGAGTCTGGTCTTGATTCCTGGACCAGTGCAGGGTGCAGTTTGCCCGAACTATGGGTACTGTCGTTGGTGAAACCGCGCGAATACCTGAAGTATGAAAATGCCCTCGCCAAGCAACTTCACAAGAGCGGCAAAGACTATGTGCCTGACGCTGTGGTGGCCTTGGGCTCGAAGCCTGACTACGCGACGAACCGAGACCTATTTGAGTTTGCTATCTCTCGGATGAGAAGGTCGGTTCGTGACGCTGGGCCATCGCTCAAGGCAATATTGCTGGCAGAGCATTCTACGACTCTGCAGCGGGTCATGGAGCAGATCAAGATGGACCTCAAAGCCGTGTCGCACGACACGTCAAGCCATCAGCGTTATGTGGTGTTCACTCGAGGCGTCGTCTCGCTCATCAAATCACATGGCTCAGAGATCCGACCGGTGGACAACTTCTTCTACCAGATCTCGAATGAATACTCTCCCTCGACTGAAGACCCTCAGCTGCAGGTTGCGGGGTTGATATCATATGGCGTGCGACTCACAGAAGGCGATTCCAGAAGCAGCCAGCAACTCTTTCACCTCTTGCTCAGCAACGTCAAATTCGCGATAAGCAACGATGGGCTGCGCGAGGACGTGGGCATGCTGAGAAAGGGCATGGCGAATCAGGGCATCGTCAACTTTGTTCTTGGCAAGATGTTGCCGTCCTGCATTCGGGCTTCGTTCAGAAACACGTCTGCCTACCCGCTGCTGGACGTGTACGGAGAATCCTTGCGTATTCTCATGGCTAAGAAGGCAATTGCATACGAATTGACCGCGGCCGACCTCCCACAGATCGTGA
- the cox5 gene encoding Cytochrome c oxidase subunit 5B, mitochondrial (TransMembrane:1 (n13-24c32/33o101-123i)~EggNog:ENOG503P5Q4~COG:C), which produces MLRTQATSVLRKGALVRSLPAVAFRAASTAHAISNPTLANIEKRWEGMPLQEQADLWMALRDRMKGSWTELTVQEKKAAYWIAFGPHGPRAVDPPGTNARIAWGVALGLGASFAIFATIRAFAKPVPATMTKEYQEASNELLKQQKADPITGISSEGYTGKGQVQSPPKGN; this is translated from the exons ATGCTGCGCACCCAGGCGACGAGTGTGCTGCGCAAGGGCGCCCTGGTGCGCAGCCTCCCGGCCGTTGCCTtccgcgccgcgtcgacaGCCCACGCCATCTCCAACCCGACCCTCGCCAACATCGAGAAGCGATGGGAGGGCATGCCCCTTCAGGAGCAGGCTGACCTGTGGATGGCCCTGCGCGACCGCATGAAGGGCAGCTGGACCGAGCTGACCGtccaggagaagaaggccg CCTACTGGATTGCCTTCGGCCCCCATGGCCCCCGCGCTGTCGATCCTCCCGGCACCAACGCCCGCATTGCCTGGGgtgtcgccctcggcctcggtgccAGCTTCGCCATCTTCGCTACCATCCGGGCGTTCGCCAAGCCCGTGCCGGCCACCATGACCAAGGAATACCAGGAGGCTTCCAACGAGCTCCTCAAG CAACAAAAAGCCGACCCCATCACCGGTATCTCCTCCGAGGGCTACACTGGCAAGGGCCAGGTCCAGTCTCCCCCCAAGGGCAACTAA